Proteins found in one Arthrobacter pascens genomic segment:
- the qcrA gene encoding cytochrome bc1 complex Rieske iron-sulfur subunit, which produces MGNHSDGSPNHSGTVATAGQNEVEKFQDPGIPPHRLRLADTDPRAAKRAERQVALLFGASVVGTVIFLVAYFAIDLGEDSSIATVRLQNALLGVGTAFAMLGIGTGIVHWAKALMPDHEVSEERHAIRTEEDRVAAVRIVDDIVEETGIKRRPLIRNTLLGAMALAPLPAVAIFGDLGPRPDKALSHTMWAPQEGKLKRLTRDPDGTPIKAADVTLGSAFHVIPEGLNELHEGKLNEKAKAVVLLMRLDPASLNPSAGREDWSYNGIVAYSKICTHVGCPVALYEQQTHHLLCPCHQSTFDLTKECKVIFGPASRPLPQLPIAVDDEGYLVATSDFKEPVGPSYWERDEHERSIKS; this is translated from the coding sequence ATGGGCAACCATAGTGACGGCAGTCCGAACCACTCGGGCACCGTAGCTACGGCTGGTCAGAATGAGGTGGAGAAGTTCCAGGATCCTGGAATTCCCCCGCATCGTTTGCGCCTGGCTGACACGGACCCGAGGGCCGCAAAGCGTGCAGAACGGCAGGTCGCCCTACTTTTTGGCGCCTCAGTTGTCGGTACCGTGATCTTCCTGGTGGCATACTTCGCCATTGATCTGGGTGAAGATTCCAGCATCGCCACAGTCCGGCTGCAGAACGCGCTGTTGGGCGTCGGTACCGCATTTGCCATGCTTGGCATCGGTACGGGCATTGTCCACTGGGCCAAGGCACTGATGCCTGACCATGAAGTCTCCGAGGAGCGGCACGCAATCCGCACCGAGGAGGACCGCGTCGCCGCCGTCCGGATCGTGGACGACATCGTCGAGGAGACGGGCATCAAGCGACGTCCGCTGATCCGTAACACCCTGCTGGGCGCCATGGCGCTGGCTCCCCTTCCCGCCGTCGCCATTTTCGGGGACCTGGGACCGCGTCCGGACAAAGCGCTCTCGCACACCATGTGGGCGCCGCAGGAGGGCAAGCTCAAGCGCCTCACGAGGGATCCCGATGGCACGCCGATCAAGGCTGCTGACGTAACGCTCGGCTCCGCGTTCCACGTGATCCCCGAAGGCCTCAACGAACTGCATGAGGGCAAGCTCAACGAAAAAGCCAAGGCTGTTGTGCTGCTCATGCGCCTGGACCCTGCGTCCCTGAATCCTTCTGCGGGCCGTGAGGACTGGAGCTACAACGGAATCGTTGCCTACTCCAAGATCTGCACCCATGTCGGTTGCCCTGTCGCTCTCTACGAGCAGCAGACGCACCATCTGCTGTGCCCGTGCCACCAGTCCACCTTTGACCTCACTAAAGAGTGCAAAGTGATCTTTGGCCCTGCCAGCCGGCCCCTCCCCCAGCTTCCCATTGCGGTGGATGACGAGGGCTACCTGGTCGCAACCAGCGACTTCAAAGAACCTGTAGGAC